From Osmerus mordax isolate fOsmMor3 chromosome 8, fOsmMor3.pri, whole genome shotgun sequence, a single genomic window includes:
- the dusp10 gene encoding dual specificity protein phosphatase 10 has protein sequence MPPSPLDDRIVVALPRPIRPQELRLRLDTSYLDSVTSSGKTVINSTVVKIQTTNLTYMPSSNGSTRSLSCGCSSGSCCSVSTYEKDAHSKSHSLSQVSASSPNLSYAGASIPMVSNHEALTSHSPGQPKASPVRVIHPNELARRMARCPMGHPVGPLPVIIDCRPFMEYNKSHIQGAVHINCSDKISRRRLQQGKITVLDLISCRQGKDSYKGIFSKEIVVYDDNTMDPSRVTPSQPLHVVLESLKREGKDPIVLKGGLSFFRHNHEHLCDHSLHLREGLDAAGASGLSGALPHSLPSTPDIENTQLTPILPFLYLGNEQDAQDLHQLQRLNISFILNVTTHLPLYHYDTGLFSYKRLPATDSNKQNLRQYFEEAFEFIEEAQRAGQGLLIHCQAGVSRSATIVIAFLMKHTWMTMTDAYKFVKTRRPIISPNLNFMGQLLEFEEDLNNGVTPRILTPKLMGVETIV, from the exons atgcctccatctcctctcgaCGACAGAATTGTGGTGGCGCTGCCAAGGCCGATCCGACCTCAGGAACTCCGACTGCGCCTGGACACCAGCTATTTGGACTCCGTTACCTCCAGCGGCAAAACGGTCATAAATTCCACTGTGGTGAAGATCCAGACGACCAACCTCACGTATATGCCCTCATCCAACGGCTCCACGCGCTCCTTGTCGTGTGGATGCAGCAGTGGCAGCTGCTGCTCGGTGAGCACCTATGAGAAGGACGCCCACAGCAAGAGCCACAGCCTGAGCCAGGTGAGTGCCAGCAGCCCCAACCTCAGCTACGCTGGGGCCTCCATCCCTATGGTCAGCAACCATGAGGCTCTGACTAGCCACAGCCCGGGCCAGCCCAAGGCCTCCCCTGTCCGGGTCATCCACCCCAATGAGCTGGCCAGGCGCATGGCCCGCTGCCCCATGGGCCACCCCGTGGGGCCCTTGCCGGTCATCATCGACTGCAGGCCCTTCATGGAGTACAACAAGAGCCACATTCAGGGGGCCGTTCACATCAACTGCTCGGACAAGATCAGCCGGCGAAGGCTGCAGCAGGGCAAAATCACTGTGCTGGACCTTATCTCCTGCCGCCAGGGCAAGGACTCTTACAAGGGCATTTTCTCCAAAGAGATCGTGGTTTACGATGACAACACCATGGACCCTTCCAGGGtgaccccctcccagccccttcacgTGGTTCTGGAGTCACTAAAGAGGGAGGGCAAGGATCCCATCGTTCTCAAAG GAGGCCTTAGTTTCTTCAGGCATAACCACGAGCACCTGTGTGACCACTCGCTGCACCTGCGCGAGGGCCTGGACGCCGCCGGGGCCTCCGGCCTCTCGGGGGCGCTACCTCactccctgccctccaccccagaCATCGAGAACACCCAGCTGACCCCCATCCTGCCGTTCCTGTACCTAGGGAACGAACAGGATGCTCAGGACCTCCACCAGCTGCAGCGCTTGAACATCAGCTTCATCCTCAATGTAACCACCCACCTGCCCCTCTACCACTACGACACAGGCCTGTTCAGCTACAAAAGGCTGCCCGCCACTGACAGCAACAAGCAGAACCTGCGCCAATACTTTGAGGAGGCGTTTGAATTCATCG AGGAAGCACAGCGTGCAGGTCAGGGCCTGCTGATCCACTGCCAGGCGGGCGTGTCGCGCTCGGCCACCATCGTCATCGCCTTCCTGATGAAGCACACCTGGATGACCATGACTGATGCGTACAAGTTTGTCAAGACCCGGAGGCCTATCATCTCGCCCAACCTCAACTTCATGGGTCAGCTGCTGGAGTTCGAGGAGGACCTCAACAACGGCGTAACGCCTCGCATCCTCACTCCCAAGCTGATGGGGGTGGAGACCATTGTCTAG